Proteins from a genomic interval of Rosa chinensis cultivar Old Blush chromosome 2, RchiOBHm-V2, whole genome shotgun sequence:
- the LOC112186542 gene encoding protein NDL1, which translates to MAESIDAVSVDMEKIYLGGKEHFIRTGCGSVSVIVCGDQDKPALITYPDLALNHMSCFHGLFSCPEAASFLLHNFCIYHISPPGHELGAASISPDDPVPSADDLADQILEVLNFFGLGAVMCMGVTAGAYILSLFATKYRKRVLGLILVSPLCRAPSWTEWFYNKVISNMLYFYGMCGLLKERLLQRYFSKEVRGSAEVPESDIVQACRKLLEERQSSNVWRFLKAINRRPDITEGLKSLRCRTLIFSGDSSPFHREALHMISKLDGRNSALVEVQACGSMVTEEQPHAMLIPMEYFFMGYGFYRPCHFRESPRSPLIPTCISPESMGLKLKPIKTRVSLGL; encoded by the coding sequence ATGGCTGAATCAATAGACGCCGTCTCCGTTGACATGGAGAAGATCTATCTCGGCGGAAAGGAACATTTTATTCGAACTGGCTGTGGTTCTGTGTCCGTTATAGTCTGTGGGGACCAAGATAAGCCTGCACTTATCACGTATCCTGATTTAGCTCTAAATCATATGTCTTGTTTCCATGGGTTATTCTCTTGTCCTGAAGCAGCTTCTTTCCTGCTCCACAACTTCTGCATATACCATATTAGTCCTCCTGGTCATGAGTTAGGAGCTGCTTCGATTAGTCCTGATGATCCTGTGCCTTCTGCTGACGACTTGGCAGATCAGATCCTTGAAGTTCTAAACTTTTTCGGGCTTGGTGCAGTTATGTGCATGGGAGTGACAGCGGGTGCTTATATCCTTTCCTTATTTGCTACGAAATATAGGAAACGCGTTCTTGGTTTGATACTTGTATCTCCATTATGCAGAGCACCATCTTGGACCGAATGGTTTTATAATAAGGTGATATCGAATATGCTATATTTCTATGGGATGTGTGGTTTGCTAAAGGAGCGTTTGCTTCAGCGTTACTTTAGTAAGGAGGTTCGTGGTAGTGCTGAAGTTCCGGAGTCGGATATAGTTCAAGCATGCAGAAAGTTGTTGGAAGAGAGGCAGAGCTCAAATGTTTGGAGATTTCTTAAAGCAATTAATCGGAGACCTGACATAACTGAAGGCTTGAAGTCACTAAGGTGTCGCACTCTCATTTTTTCTGGGGATAGCTCTCCTTTCCACCGTGAGGCTCTCCACATGATCTCAAAGTTGGATGGAAGAAATAGTGCCTTAGTAGAGGTCCAGGCTTGTGGATCGATGGTGACAGAGGAGCAGCCACATGCAATGTTGATACCCATGGAGTACTTCTTCATGGGGTATGGTTTTTACAGACCGTGTCATTTCAGGGAGAGCCCTAGGAGCCCACTCATCCCAACTTGCATCTCCCCGGAAAGCATGGGTCTGAAGCTAAAACCAATCAAGACCCGTGTGTCGCTCGGATTATAA